A window of Cryptomeria japonica chromosome 3, Sugi_1.0, whole genome shotgun sequence contains these coding sequences:
- the LOC131042282 gene encoding putative leucine-rich repeat receptor-like serine/threonine-protein kinase At2g24130, translating into MATLLLYPFIMLCIFSIFALSQSLNISQQQQLLLQFKAGITNKNSSLPDWTPLHPLCNWSSVTCDPSFQSVLALNLSHMNLHGTISPFLGNLSSLQSLDLSINALTATIPHQLGQLAHLKILRLDDNQLSGLIPPELGTLTQLRKLYLWKNNLSGPIPSSLTNLSKLTELVLSENQLSGHIPREICPKLSNLHLLKLWGNQLSGKIPNSLGNCSNLKILSLAQNQLTGMVPMDLGKLNFLTRLYLGTNQLVSDSSNTLAFLTSLINCSHLKQIVVKNNHLTGILPHSIGQLYSNFTVLDLSNNMISGRIPQQIANLTKLSYLSLSDNLFSGNIPSGIKRFQKLERLYLGGNKLEGSIPSEIGEMQNLGLLNLSYNWLSGIIPDSLCSAQQLRRLLLQHNNLSGEIPVSLAGCQKLELIDLSYNKLGGRIPPDFIVSLKNLVFYLNLSWNSLQGSLPLEMSKITMAQAIDISGNRLTGMIPISLGDCAALEHLNLSHNAFEGPIPDSLSKLQNLQEMDLSTNFLSGSIPMALERLKVILYMNVSFNNLSGQIPGGLFPNITDITLFMGNPDLCGPTNYSLPPCPKQTQEKHSLLKKIVLSIVGTTGFILCSFIIGILWRLKLSSQLFHPSNFIFQRLSYPKFSYQDLVTATSGFDESNLLGLSNFGSVYKGTLRDGKIVAIKALNLQNEEAHKSFNIECKVLGRIRHRNLIKIISAFSYPCFKGLVLQFASKGSLEKHLHPDRDDQEICKLGLSNCLSIAVDVAYGMEYLHHHCPLQIVHCDLKPSNVLLDANMTALVTDFGICRLTTPNSIDSLSATKFALKGSIGYIAPEYGLGASVSTKGDVYSYGILILEMVTRKRPSDDMFVGDLILQKWVRSAFPDRLADIVDSRLLRDVNENMEDNRCLLSFIHVGLLCSSESPRERPCMSDVAKVLESLKRSFTGGAAASNLTSTISDLLRNTIPTETLASDNQSSTF; encoded by the exons TATCCCACATGAACTTACACGGCACCATCTCTCCTTTCCTTGGGAATCTCTCTTCTCTTCAATCCCTCGATCTCTCCATCAATGCCCTCACTGCTACCATTCCACATCAACTCGGCCAACTTGCCCATCTGAAGATACTCCGGCTAGATGACAATCAGTTGTCAGGTCTCATCCCCCCTGAATTGGGCACTCTCACTCAACTGCGGAAACTTTACCTTTGGAAAAATAACTTATCAGGCCCCATTCCCTCTTCTTTAACAAATCTGTCCAAATTGACTGAGTTAGTTCTGTCTGAAAACCAGCTTAGTGGACATATTCCAAGGGAAATTTGTCCCAAGCTCTCCAATTTGCATTTACTCAAGTTATGGGGAAATCAGCTTAGTGGAAAAATACCAAACTCCCTTGGAAACTGTTCCAACCTCAAAATACTTAGTCTAGCTCAAAACCAGCTCACTGGAATGGTGCCGATGGATCTGGGTAAGTTGAACTTCCTTACCAGGCTTTACCTCGGGACCAATCAACTTGTTAGTGACAGCAGTAACACATTGGCTTTTCTAACTTCTCTCATAAATTGCTCTCACCTGAAACAAATAGTAGTGAAGAATAATCATCTCACTGGTATATTGCCCCATTCCATAGGCCAACTGTATTCCAATTTCACTGTCTTGGATTTATCAAACAACATGATAAGCGGAAGAATACCACAGCAGATTGCCAATCTAACTAAGTTAAGCTATTTAAGTTTGAGCGATAATCTTTTCAGTGGCAATATTCCATCCGGAATTAAAAGATTCCAGAAGTTGGAAAGATTGTATTTGGGTGGGAACAAATTAGAAGGAAGCATTCCAAGTGAGATAGGTGAAATGCAAAATCTCGGACTCCTAAATCTTAGTTACAACTGGTTATCTGGAATAATACCAGATTCTCTTTGTAGCGCCCAGCAGCTAAGACGTCTTTTACTTCAGCACAACAACTTGTCAGGGGAGATCCCTGTTAGTTTAGCAGGATGTCAGAAGTTGGAGCTCATTGACTTATCTTACAATAAATTAGGGGGAAGGATACCTCCTGATTTCATTGTAAGCCTTAAAAATCTGGTATTCTACCTCAACCTTTCATGGAATTCTCTGCAAGGGTCCCTGCCACTGGAGATGAGTAAAATTACAATGGCTCAAGCCATAGACATCTCTGGAAATCGACTTACTGGAATGATTCCGATTTCTCTTGGAGACTGCGCAGCATTAGAGCATCTAAATCTGTCCCACAATGCCTTTGAAGGTCCAATTCCAGATTCACTCTCCAAATTACAAAATCTCCAAGAAATGGATCTTTCTACCAATTTTTTATCAGGTTCAATACCAATGGCCCTTGAAAGACTGAAAGTAATTCTCTATATGAATGTTTCTTTCAATAATTTGTCAGGGCAGATTCCAGGAGGATTGTTTCCAAATATAACTGATATAACATTGTTTATGGGAAACCCTGACCTCTGTGGCCCAACGAATTATTCATTGCCTCCATGCCCAAAACAGACTCAAGAAAAGCATTCACTACTAAAAAAAATAGTCTTATCAATTGTTGGAACCACTGGATTTATATTATGCTCCTTCATTATAGGAATTCTATGGAGACTAAAACTTTCAAGCCAACTATTCCATCCCTCAAACTTCATTTTTCAAAGGCTTAGCTATCCAAAATTTTCTTATCAAGATCTTGTCACTGCAACATCTGGATTTGATGAGTCAAACTTGCTTGGACTGAGTAACTTTGGATCAGTCTACAAAGGCACTTTGAGGGATGGTAAGATAGTTGCAATCAAGGCTCTTAATTTGCAGAATGAAGAAGCCCATAAGAGCTTTAACATAGAATGCAAAGTGTTAGGGAGGATTCGGCACCGTAACCTGATTAAAATCATTAGTGCATTTTCTTACCCTTGCTTCAAAGGTTTGGTTCTTCAATTTGCATCTAAGGGGAGCTTGGAAAAACATTTGCACCCTGACAGAGATGATCAGGAAATTTGTAAATTGGGATTGAGCAACTGTTTGAGTATTGCTGTGGATGTTGCCTATGGCATGGAATATTTACATCATCATTGTCCTTTGCAAATTGTGCACTGTGATTTAAAACCTAGCAATGTGCTCCTGGACGCTAATATGACAGCCCTTGTAACTGATTTTGGTATATGCCGTTTGACTACACCAAACTCTATAGATTCACTGAGTGCAACAAAATTTGCACTCAAAGGATCTATTGGCTATATTGCTCCAg AGTATGGATTGGGGGCGAGTGTTTCTACAAAGGGAGATGTTTATAGTTATGGAATTCTGATACTAGAGATGGTTACAAGGAAGAGACCAAGTGATGACATGTTTGTAGGAGACCTGATCTTGCAGAAGTGGGTAAGGTCAGCTTTTCCAGACAGACTGGCAGATATTGTTGATAGCAGGCTATTGAGAGATGTGAATGAAAACATGGAAGACAATAGATGTCTTCTTTCTTTTATTCATGTTGGTTTGCTTTGTAGCAGTGAATCACCAAGAGAACGACCTTGCATGAGCGATGTAGCCAAGGTCTTGGAGAGTCTCAAGAGATCTTTCACGGGAGGCGCAGCTGCTTCGAATTTGACATCTACCATATCGGACCTCCTGCGCAATACCATTCCCACAGAAACGCTGGCATCTGACAATCAAAGTTCTACATTTTAG